In Streptomyces erythrochromogenes, the DNA window CCGGAAGCGGCCGCCCATGTCGAGTGGGTGTGCACCACTCCCCCGGCCTCGGGCGGGTGCCGGTAGACGTAGGCGTGTGCGGCGGTGTCGGAGGAGGGCGCGTGGTCGCCTTCGACGACGTTCCCGTCGGGGTCACTGAGCATCGTGTTCCGGGGCGACAGCTCGTCGTGGGAGACGCCGCTCGGCTTGATGACCCACAGGTCCTCGGCGGGGAACGCGGGGGGGGACATTGCCCGCCGTCCAGACCACCAGGCCATTACGGACGAGTTCCCGGCGGAGGCCGCTGACCTGGCGACGAACCAGGTCGATGGTCGCGTTCACCGTACCTCGCTCGGGTCGGTCAGGGCCGTGGTCGGGGTGGTAGGCGTGGTCAGGGCGGCGTTGCGGATGCGGCTCAGTCGGTGGAGCAGCTTGTCCGGCCCGGTGCCGAAGTGGTCGTGCAGGGCGCGGTACTCGGCGTACAGCGCGTCGTAGGCGTCGGCCCGGCCGGGGTCGGGCTGGTACGCCCCCCGGAGCACCCGGCCCATGGCCGCCGCCGCCGAGCGCACATCCGGGTGCGCCCCGGCGGCGACGGCGGCGTGGATCGCCGAGCCGAGGGCCGGACCCTGATCCGACTGGGCGAGCGAGACGGGACGGCGTAGTACGTCGGCGTAGATCTGCATCAGCAGGGCGTTCTTCTTCAGGCCACCGGTGACGATGAACTCGGAGACGGGGACACCGCCCTGTTCCAGGGCCTCGACGATGACACGGGTACCGAAGGCGGTGGCCTCCAGCAGGGCACGGTAGATCTCCTCGGGGCGGGTGTTGAGTCCGAGGCCTACGATCACGCCGGAGAGGTTGTGGTCGACCAGGGTGGAGCGGTTGCCGTTCATCCAGTCGAGAGCCACCAGGCCGTGCCCACCGACGGGCTGGGCGGCGGCCTTGCGGCTGAGGAGCTCGTGCCGGTCTGCACCGACCGCCTCGGCCTCGGCGAGGTAGTGGGCCGGGAGGCCCTGACGCAGCCACCAGGCGAAGATGTCGCCGACGGCACTCTGACCCGCCTCGTAGCGATAGGAGCCGGTGACGATGCCGTCCTCGACCACGCCGCAGATGCCAGGGACGTCTGCGAGGGCGGCGCCGTTGACGACGTGGCAGGTGGAGGTGCCCATGAGGGCGAGGAGTTGGCCGTTCTCGACGGCCCGAGCGGCCGGTGCGGCCACGTGCGCGTCGACGTTGCCGGCGGCCACCGCGATGCCCGCGGGCAGCCCCGTCCACTCCGCCGCCCGGGCGGTGAGCGAGCCGACCCGGGAGCCCAGCGGGGCGAGGGGGTGTTCCAGACGGGTGCGGGCGAAGTCGGCGAACCCGGGGTGCAGGGCGGCGAGGTACTCCTCGCTCGGGTAACCGCCGTCCTGGAAGATGCCGCTGTATCCGGCCGTGCAGGCGTTGCGGCTCTCGACGCCGGTGAGCTGCCAGACGATCCAGTCGGCTGCCTCGATCCACCGCGCGCAGGCGGCATAGACGGCCGGGTCCTCCTCCAGGACCTGGAGCGCCTTGGCGTACTGCCACTCGGCGGAGATCCTTCCGCCGTAGCGGGAGATCCACTTCTCTCCGCGTGCGTGGGCGAGGGCGTTGATGCGGTCGGCCTGGTCCTGGGCCGCGTGGTGCTTCCAGAGCTTGGGCCAGGCGTGCGGGTGAGCGGCCCACTCGGTGGTCTCGGCGAGCGGGGTGCCGTCGGCGAGCACCGGCAGGACCGTGCTGGCGGTGAAGTCGGTGGCGATGCCGATGACGTGAGCGGGATCGACGCCGGAGACGGCGAGCGCAGCGGGAACGACGGTGCGCAGTACCTCACGCCAGTCCTCGGAGTGCTGCAGGGCCCAGTCAGGCGGCAGTGGGTGCCCGGTGCCGGGTAACTCGCGCTCGATGACGGCGTGCGGGTACTCGTGGACGACGGTCGCGAGCTCCTGTCCGTCATGCACGCGGACCACCACGGCACGACCGGAGAGGGTGCCGAAGTCGACGCCGACGACGTAGCTGTCCGAGCCCCGGGCGGCGGCAGGGATCACGGTCACTTTCTCATCCTTCGCACGGGAAACCGGCATTGCTCCTGCCGAGTTGAAGGGGGCGTCTCGCTCGATGGGCGACAGTGTTAGCGTTAACAATCACCCTGTCAAGGGACCAATGGAGCCCTCGACCGAGTGCGGCCGACGCGGCGGAGAGCGTGGGCCGCTGCGGCGGTCAGCCCCGGGTCCGACGGTGCCGGCTCAACGGCGGGTGACGGGACCCGCGCTGCGACGCAGCACCATCTCGGGCGGGATCCGCACGTGAGTGCGGGTGTGCGCGACGCCCGCCAGCTCCTCGACGAGCAGTTCCAGGGCCCTGCGGCCGAGCTCACCGAAGTCCTGGCGCACCGTGGCCAGGGGCGGGGTGAAGTAGGCGGCCTCGGGAATGTCGTCGAAGCCGACCACGCTGATGTCGCCCGGGATCGAGCGTCCGGCCTCGTGCAGGGCGCGCAGCAGGCCGAGCGCCATGTGGTCGTTGGCGCAGAAGACGGCGGTGACGTCGTCCAGTTCGGCGATCCGCAAGCCCGCCTGGTAGCCGGCGCGCGCACTCCAGTCGCCGGACTCCACACGCGGCACGGGGGCTCCGGCGGCCTCCAGCGCGCCGCGCCAGCCCTCCTGGCGGTCCTGGCTCTCCATCCAGCCGGCCGGGCCGGCCAGGTGGTGCACGGTACGGTGGCCCAGATCGAGCAGGTGCCTGGTGGCCGCTTCGGCGCCGGACCGGTTGTCCACCGAGACCATGGGAACCCGCGACTGGCTGCCCGGTCCGACCGCGACCACCGGCACGGAGCTGGAGAGCCTGGCCACCGCGCTGACGGCGGAGATCTGGGGCGCGATCACGACCACGCCCTCCACGCCCTGGGCGCGCAGCCGGTCGACGGCCTCCTGAACCGAGCGGCCGTCCAGGGAGTGCAGACTCGTCACGCTGACGAAGTACCCCGCACTGCGCGCAGCCTGCTCGATGCCGTGCAGCATCGAGGCGGGACCGTACAGGGTGGATTCGAAGCTGACCACGCCGAGGGTTTGCGAGCGGCGGGTGACCAGGGCGCGGGCAGCGGAGTTGGGCCGGTAGTCCAGCTCCCGGATGGCGGCGAGCACGCGCTCCCGGGTGCCGGGCCGCACATGCGGGGCGCCGTTGAGCACCCGGGACACCGTCTGGTGGGACACGCCGGCCAATCTCGCCACGTCCGCCATCACAGGGTGGCGCCGCTCGGTCCCGGCACTGTCGTTTCCCACTCGCACTTCCCTCCTCGACTCCGGGCTACGGTACGCCACCGACCGCCGACGAAGGCTGTGCGAGCGGTGACGGACAAGCGGATGCGGCGGGTTACCACCATCCAGCGGCAGGGACACTGCGGCGTGCAGCCGGCCACTCCGAGAGCCGCCCACTGCCCAGCCCGGGGGCCAGGGACACAGTGGCTGATCGCCTGCGCCGTTGTGAACCCAACGGTGATCCGAACAGACCCTTGACGGCACACTTGTGAGCGTTAACACTCAGGTATCGCCAGGCCGGAGCCGCTGCAACCCGGACTTCCCACAGCGCGAGAAAACGACTCCCGGCCGACCCCGCTCGACCGCTTCCGGTCGCCCAGCCGGGTCGCACTGTGCCGGTCGCGGAACATCACTGGAGGAACTGTGCGGAAGCTTTCAGCGGGCCTTGTCGCCGTGGGTCTCACGCTGTCGCTGGCAGCCTGCGGCCAGAGCGCCAACGGAGCGGGCGACGGCGGGGCCGGCGGAGACGCCAAAGGGGGCCTCATCGGCATCGCGATGCCGACCAAGTCGTCGGAGCGCTGGATCAACGACGGCAACAACATGGTCAAGGAGTTCCAGGCCAAGGGTTACAAGACCGACCTCCAGTACGGCGACAACGTCGTGGAGAACCAGGTCTCCCAGGTGGAGAACATGATCACCAAGGGGGCCAAGCTGCTGGTGATCGCCGCCATCGACGGTTCCTCGCTCACCAACGTGCTGCAGAAGGCCGCCGACGCCCACATCCCCGTCGTCTCCTACGACCGACTGATCCGTGGCACGAAGAACGTCGACTACTACGCGACCTTCGACAACTACAAGGTCGGTGTCCTCCAGGGCAGTTACATCGTCGACAAGCTCGGCCTCAAGGACGGCAAGGGCCCGTTCAACATCGAGCTGTTCGCCGGCTCACCGGACGACAACAACGCCACGTTCTTCTTCAACGGTGCGATGAGCGTCCTCAAGCCGTACGTCGACGACAAGAAGCTGATCGTGCAGAGCGGCCAGACCTCCTTCAACCAGATCGCCACACTGCGCTGGGACGGCGGTCTCGCCCAGTCCCGGATGGACAACCTGCTGAGCAAGTCGTACACCGCCGCCCGCGTCGACGCCGTGCTCTCGCCGTACGACGGCATCTCGATCGGCATCATCTCGTCACTCAAGGGCGTCGGCTACGGCACCGGCCAGTCACTGCCCGTCGTCACGGGCCAGGACGCCGAACTGGCCTCGGTGAAGTCGATCATCGCTGGCGAGCAGACCCAGACCGTCTACAAGGACACCCGCCAACTGGCCAAGACCGCGGTCCAGATGGGCGACGCGCTCCTGACCGGCGGCAAGCCCGAGGTCAACGACACCGGCCAGTACGACAACGGCGTCAAGACCGTACCGGCGCAGCTGCTCCAGCCGGTCAGCGTCGACAAGGAGAACTACCAGAAGGTCCTGGTGGACAGCGGCCAGTACACCGCGGACCAGCTCAAGTAGCCCCCGGGGCCCGACCGACGGGTCCGACGATGCCGAACCGGCGGTGCGACGCACGGGAGACCGCCCGGCACCGCACCGCCCCGACGATACGGATGCACCACCATGGCCCGACCCGTTCTCGAGATGCGGTCGATCAGCAAGACGTTTCCCGGTGTCAAGGCTCTCTCCGAGGTCAACCTGACCGTCGCCGCAGGTGAGGTCCACGCCGTCTGCGGTGAGAACGGCGCCGGCAAGTCCACACTGATGAAGGTACTCAGCGGGGTCCACCCTCATGGCGGCTACCAGGGCGAGATCTACTTCGAGGGCGATCCCTGCCGGTTCCGGGACATCCGGGCCAGCGAGCAGCGCGGCATCGTGATCATCCACCAGGAACTCACGCTGGTGCCCTACCTGTCCATCGCCGAGAACATCTTCCTCGGCAACGAGCACGCCACCCGCGGCGTCATCAGCTGGCACCGGACGCTGACTCACGCCGCCGCACTGATCCGGCAGGTCGGACTCGACGAGAGCCCGCACACCAGGATCGCCGATCTCGGCGTGGGCAAACAGCAGTTGGTCGAGATCGCCAAGGCGCTCGCCAAGAAGGTCAAGCTGCTCATCCTGGACGAGCCGACGGCCGCCCTGAACGACGAGGACAGCCGCAAGCTGCTCGACCTGATCCTCGAACTCAAGGCTCAGGGCATTTCCTGCATCCTCATCTCGCACAAGCTGAACGAGATCGCCCGGGTCGCCGACGCCGTCACCATCCTGCGCGACGGGCGGACCATCGAGACCATCGCGATCGGGGTCGAGGGCATCTCCGAGGAGCGGATCATCCGCGGCATGGTCGGCCGTGACCTGGAACACCGCTACCCCGAGCGCGCCCCGGAGATCGGCGAGGTCGCCTTCGAAATCGAGGACTGGAGCGTCCGGCACCCGATCGACCACCGACGGAAGGTGGTCGACGGCGCCTCGCTGCACGTGCGTCGAGGCGAGATCGTCGGCATAGCCGGCCTCATGGGCGCCGGCCGCACCGAGTTGGCCATGAGCGTCTTCGGCCGCTCGTACGGACGGTGGACCGGGGGCCGGGTGCGGCTGCACGGCCGGGAGATCCGTACCCGGACGGTGCCGGAGGCGATCGGGCACGGCATCGCGTACGTGACCGAGGACCGCAAGCAGCTCGGCCTCAACCTCAACGACGACATCAGCCGGAACATCTCGCTGAGCTCCCTCGGCAAGGTCGCGCGGCGAGGCTGGGTCAACCGGCACGAGGAGGCCCGGATCGCCGAATCGTTCCGGCGGACCATGAACATCAAGGCCCCCTCGGTGTTCGCGGAGACCGGCAAGCTCAGCGGCGGCAACCAGCAGAAGGTCGTCCTCAGCAAGTGGATCTTCGCCGAGCCGGAGGTGCTGATCC includes these proteins:
- a CDS encoding ribulokinase, which gives rise to MTVIPAAARGSDSYVVGVDFGTLSGRAVVVRVHDGQELATVVHEYPHAVIERELPGTGHPLPPDWALQHSEDWREVLRTVVPAALAVSGVDPAHVIGIATDFTASTVLPVLADGTPLAETTEWAAHPHAWPKLWKHHAAQDQADRINALAHARGEKWISRYGGRISAEWQYAKALQVLEEDPAVYAACARWIEAADWIVWQLTGVESRNACTAGYSGIFQDGGYPSEEYLAALHPGFADFARTRLEHPLAPLGSRVGSLTARAAEWTGLPAGIAVAAGNVDAHVAAPAARAVENGQLLALMGTSTCHVVNGAALADVPGICGVVEDGIVTGSYRYEAGQSAVGDIFAWWLRQGLPAHYLAEAEAVGADRHELLSRKAAAQPVGGHGLVALDWMNGNRSTLVDHNLSGVIVGLGLNTRPEEIYRALLEATAFGTRVIVEALEQGGVPVSEFIVTGGLKKNALLMQIYADVLRRPVSLAQSDQGPALGSAIHAAVAAGAHPDVRSAAAAMGRVLRGAYQPDPGRADAYDALYAEYRALHDHFGTGPDKLLHRLSRIRNAALTTPTTPTTALTDPSEVR
- a CDS encoding LacI family DNA-binding transcriptional regulator, whose amino-acid sequence is MADVARLAGVSHQTVSRVLNGAPHVRPGTRERVLAAIRELDYRPNSAARALVTRRSQTLGVVSFESTLYGPASMLHGIEQAARSAGYFVSVTSLHSLDGRSVQEAVDRLRAQGVEGVVVIAPQISAVSAVARLSSSVPVVAVGPGSQSRVPMVSVDNRSGAEAATRHLLDLGHRTVHHLAGPAGWMESQDRQEGWRGALEAAGAPVPRVESGDWSARAGYQAGLRIAELDDVTAVFCANDHMALGLLRALHEAGRSIPGDISVVGFDDIPEAAYFTPPLATVRQDFGELGRRALELLVEELAGVAHTRTHVRIPPEMVLRRSAGPVTRR
- the chvE gene encoding multiple monosaccharide ABC transporter substrate-binding protein translates to MRKLSAGLVAVGLTLSLAACGQSANGAGDGGAGGDAKGGLIGIAMPTKSSERWINDGNNMVKEFQAKGYKTDLQYGDNVVENQVSQVENMITKGAKLLVIAAIDGSSLTNVLQKAADAHIPVVSYDRLIRGTKNVDYYATFDNYKVGVLQGSYIVDKLGLKDGKGPFNIELFAGSPDDNNATFFFNGAMSVLKPYVDDKKLIVQSGQTSFNQIATLRWDGGLAQSRMDNLLSKSYTAARVDAVLSPYDGISIGIISSLKGVGYGTGQSLPVVTGQDAELASVKSIIAGEQTQTVYKDTRQLAKTAVQMGDALLTGGKPEVNDTGQYDNGVKTVPAQLLQPVSVDKENYQKVLVDSGQYTADQLK
- the mmsA gene encoding multiple monosaccharide ABC transporter ATP-binding protein, producing the protein MARPVLEMRSISKTFPGVKALSEVNLTVAAGEVHAVCGENGAGKSTLMKVLSGVHPHGGYQGEIYFEGDPCRFRDIRASEQRGIVIIHQELTLVPYLSIAENIFLGNEHATRGVISWHRTLTHAAALIRQVGLDESPHTRIADLGVGKQQLVEIAKALAKKVKLLILDEPTAALNDEDSRKLLDLILELKAQGISCILISHKLNEIARVADAVTILRDGRTIETIAIGVEGISEERIIRGMVGRDLEHRYPERAPEIGEVAFEIEDWSVRHPIDHRRKVVDGASLHVRRGEIVGIAGLMGAGRTELAMSVFGRSYGRWTGGRVRLHGREIRTRTVPEAIGHGIAYVTEDRKQLGLNLNDDISRNISLSSLGKVARRGWVNRHEEARIAESFRRTMNIKAPSVFAETGKLSGGNQQKVVLSKWIFAEPEVLILDEPTRGIDIGAKAEIYTVIAELAAQGKTVLVISSELPELLGLCDRIYTMAEGRITGEVTRADATQESLMRLMTMSAAYPDKQV